In the genome of Delphinus delphis chromosome 15, mDelDel1.2, whole genome shotgun sequence, one region contains:
- the CRYM gene encoding ketimine reductase mu-crystallin isoform X2 has protein sequence MSSVPAFLSAADVQDHLRSSSLLIPPLEAALANFSSGPEGGVMQPVRTVVPVAKHSGFLGVMPAYSAAEDALTTKLVTFYEGHSTTSTVPSHQATVLLFQPSDGSLLAVMDGNIITAKRTAAVSAIATKVRIWNRTKENAEKFANTVQGEVRVCSSVQEAVTGADVIITVTMATEPILFGEWVKPGAHINAIGASRPDWRELDDELMTQAVLYVDSQEAALKESGDVLLSGAEIFAELGEVVKGVKPAHCEKTTVFKSLGMAVEDMVAAKLVYDSWSSGK, from the exons ATGAGCTCTGTGCCAGCGTTCCTGAGCGCGGCAGATGTGCAGGACCACCTCCGCAGCTCTAGCCTACTCATCCCGCCTCTGGAGGCGGCTCTGGCCAACTTCTCCAGCGGCCCCGAAGGAGGGGTCATGCAGCCGGTGCGCACCGTGGTGCCCGTGGCCAAACACAGTGG TTTCCTGGGGGTCATGCCCGCCTACAGTGCAGCAGAGGACGCCCTGACCACCAAGTTGGTCACCTTCTATGAGGGCCACAGCACCACCTCCACTGTCCCCTCCCATCAGGCCACTGTGCTACTCTTCCAGCCGAGCGATGGCTCCCTTCTGGCG GTCATGGATGGAAATATCATAACTGCAAAGAGAACAGCTGCAGTGTCTGCCATCGCCACCAAG GTGAGGATATGGAACCGCACCAAAGAAAATGCAGAGAAGTTTGCGAACACAGTGCAAGGAGAGGTACGGGTCTGTTCATCGGTTCAGGAGGCTGTGACCGGGGCAGATGTGATCATCACAGTCACCATGGCAACGGAGCCCATTTTGTTTGGTGAATGGGTGAAGCCCGGGGCTCACATCAATG CCATCGGCGCCAGCAGACCTGACTGGAGAGAGCTGGATGATGAGCTCATGACACAGGCTGTGCTGTATGTGGATTCCCAGGAGGCCGCCCTGAAAGAGTCTGGAGATGTCCTCTTGTCCGGG GCCGAGATCTTCGCTGAGCTCGGAGAAGTGGTAAAGGGAGTGAAACCAGCCCACTGTGAGAAGACTACGGTGTTCAAGTCTTTGG GAATGGCGGTGGAAGACATGGTTGCAGCCAAACTTGTGTACGATTCCTGGTCATCTGGTAAATAA
- the CRYM gene encoding ketimine reductase mu-crystallin isoform X1, with the protein MSSVPAFLSAADVQDHLRSSSLLIPPLEAALANFSSGPEGGVMQPVRTVVPVAKHSGFLGVMPAYSAAEDALTTKLVTFYEGHSTTSTVPSHQATVLLFQPSDGSLLAVMDGNIITAKRTAAVSAIATKFLKPPSSEVLCILGAGVQAYSHYEVFTEQFSFKEVRIWNRTKENAEKFANTVQGEVRVCSSVQEAVTGADVIITVTMATEPILFGEWVKPGAHINAIGASRPDWRELDDELMTQAVLYVDSQEAALKESGDVLLSGAEIFAELGEVVKGVKPAHCEKTTVFKSLGMAVEDMVAAKLVYDSWSSGK; encoded by the exons ATGAGCTCTGTGCCAGCGTTCCTGAGCGCGGCAGATGTGCAGGACCACCTCCGCAGCTCTAGCCTACTCATCCCGCCTCTGGAGGCGGCTCTGGCCAACTTCTCCAGCGGCCCCGAAGGAGGGGTCATGCAGCCGGTGCGCACCGTGGTGCCCGTGGCCAAACACAGTGG TTTCCTGGGGGTCATGCCCGCCTACAGTGCAGCAGAGGACGCCCTGACCACCAAGTTGGTCACCTTCTATGAGGGCCACAGCACCACCTCCACTGTCCCCTCCCATCAGGCCACTGTGCTACTCTTCCAGCCGAGCGATGGCTCCCTTCTGGCG GTCATGGATGGAAATATCATAACTGCAAAGAGAACAGCTGCAGTGTCTGCCATCGCCACCAAG TTTTTGAAACCCCCCAGCAGTGAAGTGTTGTGTATCCTTGGAGCTGGCGTCCAGGCTTATAGCCATTATGAGGTCTTCACAGAGCAGTTCTCCTTTAAGGAG GTGAGGATATGGAACCGCACCAAAGAAAATGCAGAGAAGTTTGCGAACACAGTGCAAGGAGAGGTACGGGTCTGTTCATCGGTTCAGGAGGCTGTGACCGGGGCAGATGTGATCATCACAGTCACCATGGCAACGGAGCCCATTTTGTTTGGTGAATGGGTGAAGCCCGGGGCTCACATCAATG CCATCGGCGCCAGCAGACCTGACTGGAGAGAGCTGGATGATGAGCTCATGACACAGGCTGTGCTGTATGTGGATTCCCAGGAGGCCGCCCTGAAAGAGTCTGGAGATGTCCTCTTGTCCGGG GCCGAGATCTTCGCTGAGCTCGGAGAAGTGGTAAAGGGAGTGAAACCAGCCCACTGTGAGAAGACTACGGTGTTCAAGTCTTTGG GAATGGCGGTGGAAGACATGGTTGCAGCCAAACTTGTGTACGATTCCTGGTCATCTGGTAAATAA
- the LOC132437679 gene encoding apoptosis-associated speck-like protein containing a CARD encodes MGCMRDAILDVLETLTAEEFKKFKTKLLSVPLHEGYARIPRGTLLPTDAVDLTDKLVSYYLEAYGANLTALVLRDMGMQEVAEQLQETWGKGPGTVPTEMKSPRQTAAKPALHFLEQHRAALIARVTDVDGVLDALYGKVLTEEQYQAVRAERTNPTKMRKLFSFAPAWNPTCKDLLLQALRDTQPYLVVDLEQSRGIFPSSGPTDNPWLFQPSYLESLIFFIHDI; translated from the exons ATGGGGTGCATGCGTGATGCCATCCTGGATGTGCTGGAGACCCTGACTGCAGAGGAGTTCAAGAAGTTCAAGACGAAGCTGCTTTCAGTGCCGCTGCATGAAGGCTATGCACGCATCCCACGGGGGACGCTGCTACCCACGGATGCTGTGGACCTCACCGACAAGCTCGTCAGCTACTACCTGGAGGCGTACGGTGCCAACCTCACGGCGCTCGTGCTTCGCGACATGGGCATGCAGGAGGTGGCGGAGCAGCTGCAGGAGACCTGGGGCAA AGGCCCTGGAACCGTACCAACCGAGATGAAGTCCCCTCGCCAGACAGCAGCCAAG CCAGCACTGCACTTTCTGGAGCAGCATCGGGCGGCCCTCATTGCGCGGGTCACAGACGTGGATGGGGTGCTGGACGCCCTGTACGGGAAGGTCCTGACAGAGGAGCAGTACCAGGCAGTGCGGGCGGAGCGCACCAATCCTACCAAGATGAGGAAGCTCTTCAGCTTTGCTCCAGCCTGGAACCCGACCTGCAAGGATCTGCTCCTCCAGGCCCTGAGGGACACCCAGCCCTACCTGGTGGTCGACCTGGAGCAGAGCCGAGGCATCTTCCCCAGCAGCGGTCCCACAGACAACCCCTGGCTGTTCCAGCCATCTTACCTGGagtctctgattttttttatacATGATATATGA